The Quadrisphaera sp. DSM 44207 genome window below encodes:
- a CDS encoding APC family permease, producing the protein MATTTSGSESVGEVETPLRRVLGPRLLLLFIIGDVLGTGIYALTGQVAGLVGGAVWIAFACAFAVALLTAASYLELVTKYPRAAGAALYCHKAFGIHFLTFLVTFTVMSSGITSASTASRAFGTNALTFFGVDAPGAGVVTTVALVFIAAVALVNLRGVGESVRANTVLTLIELSGLLIVVVLGAWALLGGEGDLGRAASIDLPQGQSALAAITAATALAFFALVGFEDSVNMAEETHEPVRTFPRVMVLALAIAGVIYILVGIVAVALVPADALSQTTTPLLDAVEIAAPGFPIIVFAAISCFAVANSALLNMLMASRLLYGMAREDVVPRWLGPVLPNRRTPWMAVLFTTALSIVLITIVSANAESTAVAALGSTTSFLLLVVFSIVHVAVLVLRRDPVEHEHFRAPTPVPFLGVALCAYLVFFADRDAVVYRIAAAMIGLGVLLWALTWVGNRALRGRRTLVRDPSRLR; encoded by the coding sequence GTGGCCACCACGACCAGCGGCAGCGAGTCGGTCGGCGAGGTCGAGACCCCGCTCCGGCGGGTCCTGGGCCCCCGCCTGCTGCTCCTGTTCATCATCGGCGACGTGCTCGGCACCGGCATCTACGCCCTCACCGGCCAGGTGGCGGGGCTCGTCGGGGGCGCGGTGTGGATCGCCTTCGCCTGCGCCTTCGCCGTCGCGCTGCTGACCGCCGCCAGCTACCTGGAGCTGGTCACCAAGTACCCCCGCGCGGCCGGGGCGGCGCTGTACTGCCACAAGGCGTTCGGGATCCACTTCCTCACGTTCCTCGTCACCTTCACGGTGATGAGCTCGGGCATCACCTCCGCGTCCACCGCGTCGCGGGCCTTCGGCACCAACGCGCTGACGTTCTTCGGCGTCGACGCGCCCGGCGCGGGCGTGGTCACGACCGTCGCGCTGGTGTTCATCGCGGCCGTGGCGCTGGTCAACCTGCGCGGGGTGGGGGAGAGCGTCAGGGCCAACACGGTGCTGACGCTGATCGAGCTGTCCGGCCTGCTCATCGTCGTCGTCCTGGGGGCCTGGGCCCTGCTCGGCGGCGAGGGCGACCTCGGCCGCGCCGCCTCCATCGACCTGCCGCAGGGCCAGTCGGCGCTCGCGGCGATCACCGCCGCGACGGCGCTGGCCTTCTTCGCGCTCGTGGGCTTCGAGGACTCGGTGAACATGGCCGAAGAGACCCACGAGCCGGTGCGCACCTTCCCCAGGGTCATGGTGCTGGCGCTGGCGATCGCCGGTGTGATCTACATCCTCGTCGGGATCGTCGCGGTGGCCCTCGTGCCGGCGGACGCGCTCTCGCAGACCACGACCCCGCTGCTGGACGCCGTCGAGATCGCCGCCCCCGGCTTCCCGATCATCGTCTTCGCCGCCATCAGCTGTTTCGCGGTCGCCAACTCGGCGCTGCTCAACATGCTCATGGCGTCCCGGCTCCTGTACGGCATGGCCCGCGAGGACGTCGTCCCGCGCTGGCTCGGGCCCGTGCTGCCGAACCGCCGCACGCCGTGGATGGCGGTGCTGTTCACCACGGCGCTGTCGATCGTGCTCATCACGATCGTCAGCGCGAACGCCGAGTCGACGGCCGTCGCCGCGCTGGGCAGCACGACCTCCTTCCTCCTGCTCGTGGTCTTCTCGATCGTGCACGTCGCCGTCCTGGTGCTGCGGCGCGACCCGGTCGAGCACGAGCACTTCCGGGCACCGACCCCCGTGCCGTTCCTCGGCGTCGCGCTGTGCGCCTATCTGGTCTTCTTCGCCGACCGGGACGCCGTGGTGTACCGGATCGCCGCCGCGATGATCGGGCTCGGCGTGCTGCTGTGGGCGCTGACGTGGGTCGGCAACCGCGCCCTGCGCGGGCGCCGCACGCTCGTGCGCGACCCCAGCCGGCTGCGCTGA
- a CDS encoding type IIA DNA topoisomerase subunit B, whose protein sequence is MSVDNPVDSDYTARHLSVLEGLEAVRKRPGMYIGSTDSRGLMHCLWEIIDNSVDEALAGHCTRIDVVLHADGSVQVRDDGRGVPVDVEPRTGLSGVEVVFTKLHAGGKFGGGSYTASGGLHGVGASVVNALSARLDVEVDRGGRTHAMSFRRGEPGLFDGPASAGPGAPFTPFTDHSELRVVGKVRRGVTGTRVRYWSDPMVFLREAAFSYDELVTRARQTSFLVPGLTLRVRDERGLPGTPAEHGPHEEVFRHDGGIAEFVEHLATDPAVTDTWRLGGSGHFRETVPVLDERGHMVTREVERECVVDVALRWGTGYDTELRSFVNIIATPKGGTHVSGMEQALLRTVRKAVEANARRLKVSAKEERPEKDDVTAGLTAVLTVRLAEPQFEGQTKEVLGTAAVRGIVARVVEKELTALLNSPAKGTKNQVSTLLDKVVAETRARVTARQHKETQRRKNALETSSLPAKLADCRSTDVERSELFIVEGDSALGTAKLARSSDHQALLPIRGKILNVQKASVGDMLRNAECASIIQVVGAGSGRSFDLDAARYGKVIFMADADVDGAHIRTLLLTLFFRYMRPLVEAGRVYAAVPPLHRVEVVHGGRKANELVYTYSEAELTALLARLSASGKRWKDSIQRYKGLGEMDADQLATTTMDPRHRTLRRVNIRDAEAAEKVFELLMGNDVAPRKDFIVDGAAALDADRIDV, encoded by the coding sequence CGCTGGCCGGCCACTGCACGCGCATCGACGTGGTGCTGCACGCCGACGGCTCGGTGCAGGTGCGCGACGACGGCCGCGGCGTGCCCGTCGACGTCGAGCCGCGCACGGGCCTGAGCGGCGTCGAGGTCGTCTTCACCAAGCTGCACGCCGGCGGCAAGTTCGGCGGCGGCTCCTACACCGCCTCCGGCGGCCTGCACGGCGTCGGCGCCAGCGTCGTCAACGCCCTGTCGGCGCGCCTGGACGTCGAGGTCGACCGCGGCGGGCGCACGCACGCGATGAGCTTCCGCCGCGGCGAGCCCGGCCTGTTCGACGGCCCGGCCAGCGCCGGCCCGGGCGCCCCCTTCACGCCCTTCACCGACCACTCCGAGCTGCGGGTGGTCGGCAAGGTGCGGCGCGGGGTCACCGGCACCCGGGTGCGCTACTGGTCGGACCCGATGGTCTTCCTGCGCGAGGCCGCCTTCAGCTACGACGAGCTGGTCACCCGCGCCCGCCAGACCTCCTTCCTCGTGCCGGGGCTGACCCTGCGGGTGCGCGACGAGCGCGGGCTGCCCGGCACCCCGGCCGAGCACGGCCCCCACGAGGAGGTCTTCCGCCACGACGGCGGCATCGCCGAGTTCGTCGAGCACCTGGCCACCGACCCCGCCGTGACCGACACCTGGCGCCTGGGCGGCTCCGGGCACTTCCGCGAGACCGTGCCCGTCCTCGACGAGCGCGGGCACATGGTCACCCGCGAGGTCGAGCGCGAGTGCGTCGTCGACGTCGCCCTGCGCTGGGGCACCGGCTACGACACCGAGCTGCGCAGCTTCGTCAACATCATCGCCACGCCCAAGGGCGGCACCCACGTGTCGGGGATGGAGCAGGCCCTGCTGCGCACCGTGCGCAAGGCGGTGGAGGCCAACGCCCGCCGGTTGAAGGTCTCCGCCAAGGAGGAGCGGCCGGAGAAGGACGACGTGACGGCCGGCCTGACGGCCGTGCTCACGGTGCGCCTGGCCGAGCCGCAGTTCGAGGGCCAGACGAAGGAGGTCCTCGGCACCGCCGCCGTGCGCGGCATCGTGGCCCGGGTGGTCGAGAAGGAGCTCACCGCGCTCCTCAACAGCCCGGCCAAGGGCACGAAGAACCAGGTCTCGACCCTCCTGGACAAGGTGGTCGCCGAGACCCGCGCCCGGGTGACGGCCCGCCAGCACAAGGAGACCCAGCGGCGCAAGAACGCCCTGGAGACCTCCTCCCTGCCCGCCAAGCTGGCGGACTGCCGCAGCACCGACGTGGAGCGCTCGGAGCTGTTCATCGTCGAGGGCGACTCCGCGCTGGGCACCGCCAAGCTGGCCCGCTCCAGCGACCACCAGGCGCTGCTGCCGATCCGCGGCAAGATCCTCAACGTCCAGAAGGCCTCGGTCGGCGACATGCTGCGCAACGCCGAGTGCGCCTCCATCATCCAGGTCGTCGGCGCCGGCTCCGGGCGCAGCTTCGACCTCGACGCCGCCCGCTACGGCAAGGTCATCTTCATGGCGGACGCCGACGTGGACGGCGCGCACATCCGCACCCTGCTGCTGACGCTGTTCTTCCGGTACATGCGCCCGCTGGTCGAGGCCGGGCGGGTGTACGCCGCGGTGCCGCCGCTGCACCGCGTGGAGGTCGTGCACGGGGGCCGCAAGGCCAACGAGCTCGTCTACACCTACTCCGAGGCGGAGCTGACGGCGCTGCTGGCGCGCCTGTCCGCCTCGGGCAAGCGCTGGAAGGACAGCATCCAGCGCTACAAGGGCCTGGGGGAGATGGACGCCGACCAGCTGGCGACGACCACCATGGACCCGCGCCACCGCACGCTGCGCCGGGTCAACATCCGCGACGCGGAGGCGGCGGAGAAGGTCTTCGAGCTGCTCATGGGCAACGACGTGGCACCGCGCAAGGACTTCATCGTCGACGGCGCCGCGGCGCTGGACGCCGACCGCATCGACGTCTGA